The window ttaacatttgtaataaactggtcggaccaacatttgaaccgttatttcttaatctcacgccgggcatacatatttcaaagaacctcctctccctcctataaattggagcgagacaatgACTCTGAGAGGAAAGATTTCAAAAACTGCTCCCTTCCTACAGTGGAATGGGACTGAACTTCAAGTTTCTTTGCCAAAAAATCTGAACTATGAAAACTCCCATGTGTACTAGCAGTGCAAATCAATGGGCTGGTCAGATATCTCTACTGACAAAGCCGGCAGTTTTGTTGTTGGGTTAGTTTGCTGCTGGCTTCCTGAGAAACTTATCTTCTAAAACTGACCTGCCTCTGCATAAGGTTGAAGTTTAAAAGGCATTTTGGCATTTTCAGGCTAAagcagggagaaagggagaataACTAATTCCTGTTGGTTCTGCTAACAAACTGATGATAGATGAGATAAGAAAGTACCTTCAGACCACAATCGTagttgtgtttcagtttgtgggAGTTACTGAAACTTCCTGCATTtgataaatggtatttaaaTATGCGATAGATAATAAGAAGTATCGAGTTGATTCATATAGCACACTCTCGTTAAGGACATTTAATAGTTGTTCCTGCAAATGCAACAAACTGCcagtaatgtgtttttttttattcatgtgATGAGCAGCATCATTGCAAACATAAGGgatttgaatattttgtttccagaacATTTTCATGGATATGTGCAATTGTATCATTCTTTTAGGCTCATGGTGTTATAGTACCTGGGGTTATGTCAGGCTGGCAGCCAGTTACTAGTGGTGCTTCACAGGGCTCTATTTCAGGGCCAGtactctttaatgttttcatcagTGGTTTGGATGCAGGATGTGATGGTACACTAAGTAAGCTTGTGGATGACGCTACATTGGAACAAACTGTTGACTCCCTGAAGGGTAGAGAGACTCTGCAGAGATCTCAACAGACGAGAGAGCTGGGGAACCACCAACTGCATGAAGTTTGACAAGAGCAAGTGCTTAGTTCTGCACCTGGCATGGGGCAACCTTGGATCTGTGTACAAAGTGGGGGATAAGAGTCTGAAGATCAGCCCcacagaaagggatctgggtGTTCTGGCTGACGGCAAGTTGCACATGAGGCAGCAGCGTGCCCGGGCAGCCAAAAAGACCAACCATACCCTGGGTTGCATCAGACATAGCACTGCCACCAGATGAGGGAAGGGGTTGTCCCgttgtgctctgtgctgtgcagcttcacctccagcactgggtgcaggtcTGGGTGGCATAGTATATAGGAAGGACATGAAACCATTAGAgggtgtccaaaggagggctatgaagatggtgaagggtctagagggcaagatgtgtgaggagcagctgaagtcccttagtgtgttcagcccagagcagaggaggctgaggggaggcttcatggcagctgcagctcctctgtactctctggtgacagtgaaaGGACCCGAGGGAatagcatggagctgtgtcggGGAAGGTCcagctgggggttaggaaaAGGTCCTACACCAGAGGACGATGGGCATGACCCTAGGCTGCTGcagttcaaggaacatttggacagcgctctcagacatagtTCAGGGTTTGAACATTGAGTGGTGCTGTGTGCCAGGAGCCAAGGAGCTGGACTCAGAGTTTTGTTGTATCTCTTCtgacttgggatattctatgatttccttGTTAATGATGGACAGTTGACAGATACAGCACTGCTTTGAAACATGAAATTTgtatcttaaaatgaaaatgcgTAATGTGTAGTCACACACGTGGGTCTTCTGCCTCTGACTATTTCTCAAATGGCTCAGCATCTGCAATAGTAATAACTTAATTTCAATTGTCCAATAACTGTGCCAAGCTTATACTACTGTATCTCTGGCTTATGTCTTAGCTTGAGTTATCTTGGACAACTTCAACACCCAAAGTTCTGCTGCTCTAGAAAAGAAATCAgggaaaatgcatcattttgattttttttttttaattatttgactattttttcttgttaaaggTCAGGATaatgctttgaaagaaaaaatgtgtgtaATGTgggtttctctttgtttcaagCAGGGTTGCtgttttttcatcctttcctcTTGTCTTTCTTGTGCACTCACGCTTGACCAAGGTTTGTGCTTTTGAAGGATATTTTATGCTTTCTCATTTAAAGACTATACTGTATCCACAGAACTTTCATCAATGAAGGGAGAAAAGTCTGCAGTAGTTTCATATCTTGATTGAGTCTTTGGGTTAGAACCGTTAATTTGATCTGAAGTTGTCATTGAAGCTCAGTCTGGGCAGCAGTGAGAAGGAAGATGATGCAAACACAGGGAAGAGGGAAGCTAAATATTTGATGTAGAAAGGATTTCATGGAATTGCAGATTGCATAGATCTTAGAGGTGATGCGGGGAAACAAACTGGATTTGGATTTGGAGTAAAGAAACTGGAGGGAAGATAATTAGGATTTGATTGTTTGCGATGGGAGAGAAATATAAGTGCATGAAAGGATCTGTCTCTGAAAAGCGTGGTAACTAAATGAAGTTAGGCAAAGATGGCAACTTTGTGGAAAAGAGCCAACAGTTCTTGCAGTAAAGCAAGCTAAAAATAAGACCATGATGAGTCATGTCAGAGATGAAAGCTAGCAGCATACACATCTGTATAAACCCGTAGATTATGGGAAGggtttattctctttctttggCACATTTCAGAGATTATCAAGGGACACTGCATCCAGTTTTGGCATGCTATACCCCAAATCcaagaaagacagtgagaaaCTTGGAGGGAGCCCTTTGAAAGGCAAGGGTTGGAGTGAAGCACACATCTGCCCTACAATTTGGGACTGAGGAAAGTGGGTTTGCCCAACCCAGAGAAGAGGCAAGGGGGACCCTTACAACACAAAGAAGTTGTCAAGAAAACAGAGTTATACCCTTTCAGAGGTCTGCGGTTGTTTCTGAAGGGACAATGGGCTCAAATCAAACTGGGAAGTTCAAACctgacataaggaaaaaatcattACCATTGGACAGTCAGGCATTGGAGCAGGTTGCCCTGAAAAGCTATGGAATATCTGTTCCCACAGATTTCCAAAACCCCAATGGGCAAAGCCTGGAGCAATTTCTAAATTCAGCGTTAATACTACTTTGAACAGATGCTGCAAGTGATGCATTTGCCCTGAGTGATTCTGTAGTAAGAAATCAAAAGATGTGAGGGGAGAGAAAGGACTGAGACTTGAGGGAACAGATCAGAAAAGGTTCTGCTGGTGTaagaaatgttcttttcctGAGTGCAAATGACATTTGGATTCCTCAGTGTGTGCTTCAGTAGTGTCAGCACGCATTTCTGTAATGCATAGCACAGGTTCCAATTAAGCACAACAAGCTGCTAGCAGTCATCAAGTAATACATGACCTGAAATTCAAGAGTGTAAATTGAACCAAAATGTGTATTGGCCAACTAATAATCTTAATTCACTCACTTGCCAggtttctttggcttttttttcctgcccccctcctccctccctcccctccttacTTCATCCAGTAGATAGGAGATATTTACTTCATTCCGTGGAAAACAGGATATTGATGGAAAGTGTTTTAAGATGGGCCTCAGCCTAGTTCTCAGAAATATTGGAAGGAAGTGGTAAATGAGGCAGAACATGTTGGAACAGGAATCATGATGGCCTATTTAAAGAAGAACTGTATTCCCTTTCTGTCTGTGAGAGCTGAAAAGACATATTTACTTTCcacagattattattattgttgttgttgttgttgttgttgctataattgttattttaattctgGAGTTATTTCAAATCTGACTTAAAACTATTTATCCTCAAACTTCTTTTCACAGGCTTCTGTTCTACAGATCCTGTCTCTGATCCTGATGGGTATTAATCACTCTGGTAGGTTCAGGATCTCTCCATGTATGGATGAGTTCCCCTTCTGGGCTGAGTTCAGGAAGGGTACTCACCTCCTAGATCATCGTGTCCTGGGGAAGAGTCGTAATGAACTTCCTCCAAACAAGGGACTGCCACATCCAGTGCCAATACTCAACAACCCTTTCAGAATTCTAAGCTGTGTTCCTTCTAGACCTCACTTCCAATTTGGTAATAATTCCTTTAGTCTGAAAGGCTTTGAACCTGCTGGGCTCCACAAACTGGTATTTCTGATGGTGTTCGACTTTGTCCAAAACTTTCCAAGCTGCCCTTGTCTTCACCACAGAGTTCCTTAAACCAGATTTTTCACACGTGGTCACTCATTGAACGttcctcattttctgcttgACCGAGTGTTGTCCTTGTGATCTGGTTTGCAGAAGTGTTGACATTCACAGCTGCAACTCAAATTAGCTGTGCTCTGAGTATATGAAGAGCTGTATGATTCTACAGCaacaaatattctgaaaaattcTCCCTGGGGGAAAGAAATTCTGATCTAGAGGCAGAACTAGTTAGGAATGTGATCAGGTCAATGAACACACCCAACAACAACTGCTCAAGAAGCATGATTTGGATATTAGATGAATTAAGGCTATCCATATGTACATTTACTGTGAAATGAACTAAGCACTTACTCTGCTCGTGAAACTTTCCAGATTGTTCACACTTTTTGTACTGGGCTGTTTTAAGTAGCTACCCAAGTGCAGATCAGGAAACCCAAAGTGCTAAGGATGGATCCTGGCAGCCTAGAAGAACCTCACAGCTGGCAGCCTATCATTCTCTATCATTCACGATTCTGTGAAAACTTTCGAGCTGCTAAACCAggccagagcagagctgtggacACAGTTTATCAATTTCTCTCCCAGGTAATGACTAAAGGGATGGATGCCTGACACTCCTGTATCAGAAGGCATGTGCAACAGAGGCTCCCACCGCTGTAGCTCAACGGTTTGCTACTCTCACTACTtaaagagcacagcagcagcctctggaaCTTCCTTGGATACACCATGCTGACGTCTTTTAACTTAATCCGTGCTGAACAGTTGGAGGCATCCTCTAGTTTCTTGAGAGAGTTGCTGGGCATTCCCCAGTGCTCCTGGACTTTGACCCCAGAAGGCCCTGAggttttctgaagtttctcagATTCAGCAGTTGGGACTGCTGAGCAAAATGCTGTGCGTGTAGGCTCCTTTCAGACTGGCCAGGGAGGCTTGGCATGTAAAGCCAAGAGTAAGACCGAGTGGGAACATACTCCAAGCAGGCCAAAGCTAGATCACACACTTcggtcagctcctgggcaacCTTCTCTTGGGCTTAGACATGTTTATTTGGGCAGTGGATCCGGGAAACACGTTAtctgcagcccttccctgcGCATTTGGTGGTGATGAGTGAGAACAGTGTCTTCTGGCATTTGCCATGTTGCCACGGGGTTGGTTCAGGCCTCTGCTGACACACACTGACACTGCGTATTCTCTTCACAGCCACAcagctccccagcagtgctgatcTTATTCTTGGTCTGCTTGTGGCTATCTTCTGCACTCCACTTCCCTGTacttccacagcagcacacatttctcctctcttttcccacACGTAGTGTCTGTTTGCTTGCAACCGAGCGGGAGAGCTCACCAATTGTTTTCTGCCTATGAAGGTCAGACTGAGAAGACTGCTGTGAGGACTGAGAGAAAGCAGTAATGAGTGCTGAGAATATGGTATAGGGAAGAGCCTTCAGACCTGGACAGAGATGCTACCTAAGCACCTGTGTGTAAAGCTTGTTTGCTGGGCAGAACAGAGAGTGATAGAGTTCACAGGATACAAAGATAGTTGTAGTTTGGCAAACCAATAAGCTCCGAGTTCAGATTACAAAGTATGTgtaaacaaaggaaatgaaggggTGTACCTATTTGGGGAACGGCTGATAGGCGAATCAGGAGGAATGCGAACCCCAAGTACCTCAGCCaatggggagagggggaatGGCTCACCAGCTTCAGGGTACAGACATATGGGGGACAGTGGATGACATATAAATACGGGGAGGCCTGGATGTGGAGTCTGTCACACTCCCACAAATCTGCCATGGAAAGTGCTGTGTGCTTACAGTGGTGGACGCAAACACCGAGGTCTGGAAATGCATCCTCTGCCCCTATGTCCACCCAAAATGCTATCCTTGAATAGCAAATGTTATGGTGATGTGGCACCACAGAAAGAAGTGAGTTGGATAATGGAACTCACTTTAAAAATACCCACATAAACACCTGGGCCAAAGAGCATGGCACTGAGTGGATATATCATATCCTCTACaatgcaccagcttctggaaAAGTCAAACGCTACTTATGAGTGTTAAAAGCTACACCGTAAGCAATAGTTGGCAGAACATTCAAGCACTGGGATACACGTTTAGCACAAGCCACCTGCTTTGTCAACACTCTGGGATCTGCCAGTCGAGATGGCCCTGCTCAATCTACTGTCTTATATGCAGTATGAGGGGATGGAGTCCCTGCAGTACATAAGAAGAATTTACAGGggaaaatggtttgggttatCCTGGCCTCGGGCAAAAGCAAGCCCACCTGTGGGACTGATTTTGCTCAGGGACTTGGTGGGAAACGCAAAAGAAGAAACAGGGACATTCAGTGTGTACGTGAAAGAGACTTGAGGACGGGAGAGAACAGTCAGTAGTTTTAGGTGTATGTGcgcatatatacacatatatgtatatagtgTTAATTATAGTTTATTGACCGCATAGATACATGTATCTGTGTTGTACAACTTGGGCATGATGTCATGATACGGAATAGGTGGTGAACGCTGTCATGGTCAGCCATCAGTGTGGACATCATGCCATGAACTGATGTAATTGGGAAAGCTGCTAAGAAAGAACTACAGTTTGGTGTCTTCTTGCTTGCGGCCGGGCAGGAGTCATCATCGATTCCTCACTGCCTGTGGAAGTCAGGCTGAGAGGATTGCTGTGGGGGCTGGCAGAGTAAGGCAGCGAGCGGCGAGAAAGTTGAATAGAGAACACACTCAGATTTGGGTTTGGATTCCCTGAAAGATCTTCAACTTCTATGGTAATTCTCGTTAAGTTCCGTGGTTTTTTTAGCAGAGCTGGATCTTTGTTTCTCATGTCTCTGCCAGTTTCACCTAGCATTGCTCctctggaataaaaagaaaggggtTTTAGAGATGAGTCCCGATTTGTATGACTGAAGAGGTAAAGAAATTCCTCAACAGAAATCCCAGCAgagggctgcccacagctcactgtgctctgggatGCTCTCCTTGCAAGCGCTTCCCTGCACGGAGCAGCCATCTAGCAAAGACTAGCGGAGAAGCAACTCACGCTTGTCTCTtcatcagcagctgttttgccaGGTAACCCAAAGCAGCCAGAATGACCAGAGAGAACAGGATGGCAAGCACCACAGCTGCAAGgtgattttctccctgtttcCGATCCACGCTCCCTGCAGGTCTCACACCGCCAGCACCTGGAGAACGCAAGACAGTGCAACACACTCATGAGTTCTGCACTACTGATGGTCTCCCAGTGTCTTGGAGAAGTGCGGGTGATGATAGTATGCACTCCATTACTGCCCCTGATTCTCGCGTCTTAGtagcagaggaggaggatgatCTCTT of the Gallus gallus isolate bGalGal1 chromosome 1, bGalGal1.mat.broiler.GRCg7b, whole genome shotgun sequence genome contains:
- the LOC101751338 gene encoding uncharacterized protein LOC101751338 isoform X1, producing the protein MKKHMATGLDSFSALFSIPDDRVGNMYAAYPMEADLERGKERSDLPVRRISRLRHFHQPQTYRRAVAPRIPPSLSQMDLGSEPEEYPRGAGGVRPAGSVDRKQGENHLAAVVLAILFSLVILAALGYLAKQLLMKRQAGAMLGETGRDMRNKDPALLKKPRNLTRITIEVEDLSGNPNPNLSVFSIQLSRRSLPYSASPHSNPLSLTSTGSEESMMTPARPQARRHQTVVLS
- the LOC101751338 gene encoding uncharacterized protein LOC101751338 isoform X2; this encodes MSFVVERYSNGVFFKDDRVGNMYAAYPMEADLERGKERSDLPVRRISRLRHFHQPQTYRRAVAPRIPPSLSQMDLGSEPEEYPRGAGGVRPAGSVDRKQGENHLAAVVLAILFSLVILAALGYLAKQLLMKRQAGAMLGETGRDMRNKDPALLKKPRNLTRITIEVEDLSGNPNPNLSVFSIQLSRRSLPYSASPHSNPLSLTSTGSEESMMTPARPQARRHQTVVLS